Proteins from a genomic interval of Neovison vison isolate M4711 chromosome 4, ASM_NN_V1, whole genome shotgun sequence:
- the LOC122903996 gene encoding 60S ribosomal protein L17-like, with translation MVRYSLNPENPTKSCKSKGSNLRVHFKNTRETAQAIKGMHTRKATKYLKDVTLQKQCVPFRRYSGGVGRCAQAKQWGWTQVQWPKKSTEFLLHMFKNAESNAELKGLDVDSLVIEHIQVSKAPKMQRRTYRAHGRINPYMSSPCHIEMILTEKEQIVPKPEEETSQKKKISQKKLKKQKLMAQE, from the coding sequence ATGGTTCGCTATTCACTTAACCCGGAAAACCCTACGAAATCATGCAAGTCAAAAGGTTCAAATCTCCGTGTTCACTTTAAGAATACACGTGAAACTGCCCAGGCCATCAAGGGTATGCATACCCGAAAAGCCACCAAGTATCTGAAAGACGTCACTTTGCAGAAGCAGTGTGTGCCATTCCGTCGCTACAGTGGTGGAGTTGGTAGGTGTGCCCAAGCCAAACAGTGGGGCTGGACACAAGTTCAGTGGCCCAAGAAGAGTACTGAATTTTTACTGCACATGTTTAAAAATGCAGAGAGTAATGCTGAACTTAAGGGTTTAGATGTCGATTCTCTGGTCATTGAGCACATTCAGGTGAGCAAAGCCCCCAAGATGCAGCGTAGGACTTACAGGGCTCATGGTCGCATTAACCCATACATGAGCTCTCCCTGCCACATTGAGATGATCCTTACTGAAAAAGAGCAGATTGTTCCTAAACCAGAAGAGGAGacttcacagaagaaaaagatatcccagaagaaactgaagaaacaaaaacttatggCCCAGGAGTAA